One genomic region from Torulaspora delbrueckii CBS 1146 chromosome 4, complete genome encodes:
- the KRS1 gene encoding lysine--tRNA ligase KRS1 (similar to Saccharomyces cerevisiae KRS1 (YDR037W); ancestral locus Anc_3.275) gives MSQEEATKAATDGVANLHLDDVTGEMVSKSELKKRIKQRQVEAKKAAKKAAGTPQPESKKKKSDLMADLSPAQYFEARSRQVKELRNTHSPNPYPHKFHVSITNPAFLEKYAYLERGQTLPDEKVSIAGRIHAKRESGSKLKFYVLHGDGVEVQLMSQLQDYYDEKAYEADHDLLKRGDIVGVEGYVGRTQPKKGGEGEISVFVSRVELLTPCLHMLPADHFGFKDQETRYRKRYLDLIMNKDSRKRFITRSKIITYIRKFLDSREFIEVETPMMNVIAGGATAKPFVTHHNDLNMDMFMRIAPELFLKELVVGGMDRVYEIGRQFRNEGIDMTHNPEFTTCEFYQAFADVYDLMDMTEVMFSEMVKEITGSYVIKYHPDPSNPEKELELNFARPWKRINMIEELEKRFNVTFPAGDQLHTAETGEFLKKILSDNKMECPPPLTNARMLDKLVGELEDTCINPTFIFGHPQMMSPLAKYSRDKPGLCERFEVFVATKEICNAYTELNDPFDQRDRFEEQARQKDQGDDEVQLIDEVFCNALEYGLPPTGGWGCGIDRLAMFLTDSNTIREVLLFPTLKPDVLRDEVKKEEAQAKTV, from the coding sequence ATgtctcaagaagaagctacAAAGGCTGCCACTGATGGAGTTGCTAACTTACATCTAGATGATGTTACTGGTGAAATGGTCTCCAAGTCcgaattgaagaaacgtATCAAGCAGAGACAAGTAGAGGCTAAGAAAGCCGCTAAGAAGGCTGCTGGTACCCCACAACCTGAgtccaagaagaagaaatctgaCTTGATGGCTGATCTATCTCCAGCGCAATATTTCGAGGCTAGAAGTCGTCAAGTTAAGGAATTGAGAAACACTCATTCACCAAACCCTTACCCACATAAATTCCACGTATCGATTACCAACCCTGCGTTCTTGGAGAAGTACGCTTACTTGGAAAGAGGTCAAACTTTGCCCGATGAGAAAGTTTCTATCGCCGGTAGAATCCATGCCAAGAGAGAGTCAGGTTCCAAATTGAAGTTTTACGTATTGCATGGTgatggtgttgaagttcaattgatgtCTCAGTTGCAAGATTATTACGATGAAAAAGCTTACGAAGCTGATCACgatctgttgaagagaGGTGATATCGTTGGTGTTGAAGGTTACGTTGGTAGAACTCAGCCAAAGAAAGGTGGTGAAGGTGAGATCTCCGTTTTCGTGAGCCGTGTTGAATTGTTGACTCCATGTTTGCACATGTTGCCAGCTGATCACTTCGGTTTCAAGGACCAAGAGACTAGATACAGAAAACGTTACTTGGATTTGATTATGAACAAGGACTCTAGAAAGCGTTTCATCACTCGTTCCAAGATTATCACTTATATTAGAAAATTCTTGGACTCTAGAGAGTTTATCGAAGTTGAAACTCCAATGATGAACGTTATCGCTGGTGGTGCCACTGCCAAGCCATTTGTCACACATCACAACGATTTGAACATGGATATGTTTATGAGAATTGCTCCAGAGcttttcttgaaagaattggtCGTTGGTGGTATGGACCGTGTTTACGAAATTGGTAGACAATTCAGAAACGAAGGTATCGATATGACTCACAACCCAGAATTCACTACTTGTGAATTTTATCAAGCATTCGCAGATGTTTACGATTTGATGGATATGACCGAAGTCATGTTCTCTGAGATGGTTAAGGAAATCACTGGTTCATACGTGATCAAGTACCACCCAGATCCAAGCAACCCAGAAAAGGAGTTGGAATTGAACTTTGCTAGACCATGGAAGAGAATCAACATGATCGAAGAGTTGGAAAAGAGATTTAACGTCACTTTCCCAGCCGGTGATCAACTTCACACCGCTGAGACCGgtgaattcttgaagaaaatctTGTCTGATAACAAGATGGAATGTCCTCCACCTCTAACTAACGCCCGTATGCTTGACAAGCTTGTTGGTGAACTAGAAGATACTTGTATCAACCCaactttcatctttggtcACCCACAGATGATGTCTCCATTGGCCAAGTACTCTAGAGACAAGCCAGGTCTATGTGAGCGTTTCGAGGTCTTTGTTGCAACCAAGGAGATTTGTAATGCATACACAGAGTTGAACGATCcatttgatcaaagagaccgttttgaagaacaagctAGACAAAAGGATCaaggtgatgatgaagttcaattgatcgacgAAGTGTTCTGTAATGCTCTAGAATATGGTCTACCTCCAACCGGTGGTTGGGGTTGTGGTATCGATAGACTGGCCATGTTCTTGACCGATTCTAACACTATCAGAGAAGTTCTCTTATTCCCAACGTTGAAACCAGATGTCTTGAGAGATGAAGtcaagaaggaagaagcacAAGCTAAAACTGTTTAA